From Synergistaceae bacterium, a single genomic window includes:
- a CDS encoding LytR C-terminal domain-containing protein: protein GKSGFSKNVSYWILDNHAFSLQLAAKMPPADDSLLESTESINLDEKPEGPHLEGFDSEKVAELRDQILSIRILNGDGEKGIGKRAAQLFQRLGIEVPYTGNARHYDYRSSNIIYPPNANDEIKQGARALAELCGITNERLVQPDNRASALTLILGHDKEEVFSRLENMNS, encoded by the coding sequence CGGGAAAATCGGGCTTCAGCAAGAACGTGAGCTATTGGATTCTGGACAACCACGCGTTTTCGCTGCAGCTAGCCGCAAAAATGCCTCCTGCTGATGACTCACTGCTGGAGTCCACCGAGAGCATAAACCTCGACGAGAAACCCGAAGGCCCGCACCTTGAGGGGTTTGACAGCGAGAAAGTCGCGGAACTGAGAGACCAGATTTTGAGCATAAGGATACTGAACGGCGACGGCGAAAAGGGAATCGGGAAGAGGGCTGCGCAGCTTTTCCAGAGGCTCGGAATCGAAGTACCCTACACCGGAAACGCTAGGCACTACGACTACAGGTCAAGCAACATAATCTATCCTCCGAACGCTAATGACGAAATCAAGCAGGGAGCGAGAGCTTTGGCGGAACTGTGCGGGATCACGAACGAAAGACTTGTGCAGCCGGACAACAGAGCTTCAGCACTGACGCTGATACTTGGCCACGACAAAGAGGAAGTGTTTTCCAGACTGGAGAATATGAACTCATAG
- a CDS encoding CoA ester lyase, whose amino-acid sequence MPAYKEKFFRKIHELDADAVIFDLEDSVPLQFKQQGRENLYHFLQSYEPDGKKLFVRLNSIESGLLLEDLKYILSPKIYGLMPTKVYSYEDMIYYDKLIAQYENDNGLTEHRFAFVPLIETASAVLDAFRIAGSTNRVKALAFGSEDYLNDMGGFHGTPPKGLDYPRAQISVAARSAGALPIDTPYLKIHDEQGFREEARLSFELGFAGIQCLSPAQVGLANECFLPTEQEVRDSLGIVQAIEASSREGSGVAMYNGSMIGPPMERRARKVLALLEAAKKGRINIE is encoded by the coding sequence ATGCCGGCCTATAAGGAAAAATTCTTCAGGAAGATTCACGAACTGGATGCTGATGCGGTGATATTTGACCTTGAAGACTCTGTGCCGTTGCAGTTCAAGCAGCAGGGCCGGGAGAATCTCTATCACTTTCTGCAAAGCTATGAACCCGACGGAAAAAAGCTATTCGTCCGCCTGAACTCCATAGAGAGCGGATTACTGCTAGAGGACCTGAAATATATTCTGTCTCCTAAAATCTACGGCCTTATGCCCACAAAAGTGTATTCGTATGAGGACATGATCTATTACGATAAACTCATAGCCCAGTACGAAAACGACAATGGACTCACTGAACACCGGTTTGCGTTTGTGCCGCTGATAGAGACTGCTTCGGCTGTGCTGGATGCGTTCCGGATTGCGGGCAGCACCAACAGGGTGAAGGCACTTGCTTTTGGCAGCGAGGACTACTTGAACGACATGGGAGGTTTTCACGGGACACCCCCGAAAGGCCTGGACTACCCAAGGGCGCAGATTTCGGTAGCTGCACGTTCAGCTGGAGCATTGCCGATAGATACGCCGTACTTGAAGATTCACGACGAGCAGGGATTTCGTGAGGAGGCTAGACTGTCGTTTGAGCTGGGATTTGCAGGGATACAGTGCCTTTCACCGGCGCAGGTGGGACTCGCGAATGAGTGTTTTCTGCCGACAGAACAGGAAGTGCGGGATTCACTGGGGATAGTTCAGGCGATAGAGGCAAGTTCACGTGAGGGGAGCGGAGTCGCAATGTATAACGGGAGCATGATCGGGCCTCCTATGGAGAGACGCGCAAGGAAGGTACTTGCACTTTTGGAGGCAGCCAAGAAAGGAAGGATAAATATTGAGTAA
- a CDS encoding MaoC family dehydratase, with amino-acid sequence MSYGRFYEEFTPGEVIAHDLTKTILESDNNIFCLLTMNHHPVHSDTEYAKSHQHGQILVVGTLVFSLAVGITVQDISGHAVANLEYTNVKHLAPMFIGDTIHVITEVLDKRESRTKPDRGIVHVKSRVFTQNGQEVLSFERKVLVFKKGSQTC; translated from the coding sequence ATGAGCTACGGAAGGTTTTACGAGGAGTTCACTCCCGGCGAAGTCATAGCCCACGACCTCACAAAGACTATTCTTGAGAGCGACAACAACATTTTCTGCCTGCTCACTATGAATCATCACCCTGTGCATTCAGATACAGAGTACGCAAAATCCCACCAGCACGGGCAAATTCTCGTAGTCGGGACTCTGGTCTTCAGCCTTGCTGTCGGAATCACAGTGCAGGACATCAGCGGACATGCCGTAGCGAATCTTGAGTACACCAACGTCAAGCACCTTGCTCCTATGTTCATCGGAGACACCATACACGTAATCACTGAGGTGCTGGACAAAAGAGAATCCCGCACAAAACCTGACAGGGGCATAGTTCACGTGAAGAGCCGAGTGTTCACCCAGAATGGCCAAGAAGTTTTGTCGTTCGAGCGTAAAGTCTTAGTGTTCAAGAAAGGGAGTCAAACATGCTGA
- a CDS encoding RtcB family protein: protein MEIQGRFSTAVCYAKVIEDEAIEQIRRMCDYHFTEGAKIRIMPDVHAGKGCTIGTTMTVTDKAVPNLVGVDIGCGMYTVNLGRAEIDLERFDEAAHFVPSGFDVWEGRQEHFNLTRLKCYRSLKDTRRIERSLGTLGGGNHFIEIDQSADGTQYLVIHTGSRNLGKQAAEYYQRLAVELAQGKEEYFRQKEEIIKTYKEQGRRKEIQAALKTLRWEAKSSEIPEDLCWVYGEYFADYLHDVKICQDFARRNREKIAEVLLTKTGLAGGEGFHTVHNYIDTDEMILRKGAIAAHEGELVLIPINMRDGSVLARGKGNPEWNYSAPHGAGRLMSRSRAKDELSLEEYRRAMQGVYTTSVSAETLDEAPMAYKSLDDIVDVIAESVEVIEVMKPVYNFKAG, encoded by the coding sequence ATGGAGATACAGGGACGATTCAGCACAGCAGTGTGTTACGCAAAAGTCATCGAGGACGAAGCTATAGAGCAGATCAGGAGGATGTGTGATTACCACTTCACCGAAGGAGCAAAGATCCGAATCATGCCGGACGTTCACGCAGGGAAGGGCTGCACCATCGGAACGACCATGACCGTCACGGATAAGGCTGTTCCGAATCTTGTGGGGGTTGATATTGGCTGCGGGATGTACACGGTAAATCTTGGCCGGGCAGAAATTGACCTTGAACGTTTTGATGAGGCAGCGCATTTTGTGCCTTCTGGGTTTGATGTCTGGGAGGGCAGGCAGGAACATTTTAACCTTACGCGCCTGAAATGCTATAGGTCTCTGAAGGACACCCGGAGGATTGAGCGGAGTTTGGGGACTCTGGGCGGAGGAAACCACTTCATAGAGATAGACCAGTCAGCGGACGGAACACAGTATCTTGTGATTCACACAGGCAGCCGGAACTTGGGCAAACAGGCCGCAGAATACTACCAGAGACTCGCGGTTGAGCTTGCGCAGGGAAAAGAAGAGTACTTCAGGCAGAAGGAAGAGATCATCAAGACGTACAAGGAGCAGGGCAGACGAAAGGAGATTCAGGCGGCACTGAAGACTCTTCGGTGGGAGGCCAAGAGCAGCGAGATTCCGGAAGATTTGTGCTGGGTGTATGGTGAGTATTTTGCGGACTACCTGCATGACGTGAAGATATGCCAAGATTTTGCGAGGAGGAACAGGGAGAAAATAGCTGAAGTTCTGCTGACGAAGACGGGTCTGGCTGGAGGTGAGGGGTTTCACACGGTGCATAACTACATAGACACTGACGAGATGATTTTGCGGAAGGGAGCTATTGCGGCTCATGAGGGGGAGCTTGTGCTGATACCGATAAACATGCGGGACGGGTCTGTGCTTGCGCGCGGGAAGGGCAATCCTGAGTGGAACTACTCCGCTCCGCACGGGGCTGGACGGCTGATGTCGAGGAGTCGTGCGAAGGATGAACTGAGTCTTGAGGAGTACAGGAGGGCAATGCAGGGAGTGTATACGACTTCGGTTAGTGCTGAGACCCTGGATGAGGCACCTATGGCGTATAAGAGTCTGGACGATATTGTTGACGTGATCGCTGAGAGTGTGGAGGTTATCGAGGTGATGAAGCCGGTGTATAACTTCAAGGCCGGATGA
- a CDS encoding NAD(P)-dependent oxidoreductase: MPLHILTEAERCLQCKKPLCQEGCPVHTPIPEVIKLFKEHKLMEAGEILFNNNPLSAICSEICNHAKQCAGHCIRGKKDSPVHFSSIENYISEMYLDRMQIKLPEKKQDKRVAIIGAGPAGLTVAVILAREGYSVTIFEWKSKIGGLLQYGIPEFRLPKSILERYEKRLEEMGIHIRLNATIGTVLYIDHLFRDGFNSIFIGTGAEKPRSLGLKGESLGNVHFALNYLANPKAHHLGNKVAVIGVGNAAMDVARTALRNGTKEVTLYAMGKEIAASSSEVAYAELDGAEIQTGMQIQEITEKGPVFCKTIYGENDEIIGHEDERIQVEADSTIISISQIPRGKLVRTTSGLLAGEHGLLIVDENYMTTKTGVFAAGDVVTGPKTVVHAVEGAKKAVAAMIAYMEQNEKQE, encoded by the coding sequence ATGCCTTTACACATTCTAACGGAGGCCGAACGCTGTTTGCAATGCAAGAAACCTTTATGTCAGGAAGGCTGCCCGGTTCATACGCCAATACCTGAAGTAATAAAGTTATTTAAGGAACATAAATTAATGGAAGCAGGCGAAATTTTATTCAATAATAACCCTTTGTCCGCAATATGTTCGGAAATATGCAACCACGCTAAACAGTGCGCAGGACATTGCATAAGAGGCAAGAAAGACAGCCCCGTCCATTTTTCGAGCATAGAAAATTATATTTCAGAAATGTATCTTGACCGTATGCAGATAAAATTACCCGAAAAAAAGCAGGATAAACGAGTCGCCATTATCGGAGCAGGCCCGGCAGGTCTCACAGTTGCAGTCATTCTCGCTAGGGAAGGTTATTCTGTTACAATTTTCGAGTGGAAAAGCAAAATCGGCGGCTTATTACAATATGGAATCCCGGAATTTCGACTCCCAAAAAGTATATTGGAACGCTACGAGAAAAGACTCGAAGAAATGGGAATACATATCAGATTAAATGCTACAATCGGAACAGTTTTATATATAGATCATTTATTCAGAGACGGTTTTAACTCGATTTTTATCGGCACAGGAGCAGAGAAACCCCGCAGTCTTGGACTCAAAGGCGAGTCTCTCGGTAACGTTCATTTTGCGTTAAATTATCTTGCTAACCCTAAAGCACACCATCTCGGAAATAAAGTCGCAGTTATCGGCGTTGGTAATGCCGCAATGGACGTAGCACGTACTGCCCTGCGCAACGGCACAAAGGAAGTTACTCTGTACGCTATGGGCAAAGAGATAGCCGCTAGCTCCAGTGAAGTCGCCTACGCTGAACTTGACGGCGCGGAGATCCAGACCGGAATGCAGATTCAGGAGATTACCGAAAAAGGTCCGGTGTTCTGCAAAACTATCTACGGCGAAAATGACGAGATTATCGGCCACGAGGACGAACGCATTCAGGTCGAGGCAGACTCTACGATAATATCCATCAGCCAGATTCCACGAGGAAAACTTGTGCGCACAACCAGCGGACTTTTGGCAGGAGAACACGGACTGCTGATTGTTGATGAAAACTACATGACCACGAAAACGGGAGTGTTTGCTGCTGGAGATGTGGTTACCGGGCCGAAGACAGTAGTACATGCGGTTGAAGGAGCAAAGAAAGCTGTAGCGGCTATGATAGCGTATATGGAGCAGAATGAGAAACAGGAATAG
- a CDS encoding type II toxin-antitoxin system RelE/ParE family toxin — MSWSIKFLPEARKDLKNLAGNQSRIVSKALDRVSKNPLPRNEGGYGIPLGNKGNCDLTGYNEIKLRGEGLRAIYKLFHTESEMLVIIISVREG; from the coding sequence ATGAGTTGGTCTATAAAATTTCTTCCCGAAGCGCGCAAGGATTTAAAAAATTTAGCAGGTAATCAAAGTCGAATTGTCTCAAAGGCTTTAGATCGCGTAAGTAAAAATCCCCTGCCACGCAACGAAGGAGGCTACGGAATCCCACTCGGCAACAAAGGAAACTGCGATTTAACCGGCTATAACGAGATCAAATTACGCGGTGAAGGCCTTAGAGCAATTTATAAACTTTTCCACACTGAGTCAGAAATGTTAGTTATCATAATCAGCGTCCGTGAAGGTTAA
- a CDS encoding ribonuclease J, with protein sequence MNRRNYYLTSKRRKFNTSDGEHLNFIPLGGLGEIGKNMYVLEYNDEILVIDSGLKFPDSELPGIDYIVPDVTYLEQNREKILAIIITHGHEDHTGGLPYALPRLNVPIYGTKLTLGLIKNKLQDDLPGFKPDTHEIKAGDFVQIGSFNVRFIAVAHSIPDGVALSIDTPLGRILHTGDFKLDSTPVDARVTDFAALAEEGDKGIMLLCSDSTNAERKGFTPSERIISGTLETLFRTYRNKRVIISSFASNVHRIQQAADVAARFNRKIAFLGRSMIRITELARELDYLKIDPKMIISIEESWKYSDNQLVVITTGSQGEPFSGLVTMSRGENKSISLGEHDVVFLLASVIPGNEKLVNNTINRLFAQGCEVVYEKERQIHVSGHASSEELKIIMNITRPKYFVPIHGEYKHLVRHSQLAQEVGISPRNIFLMVNGDVLTFTKTAPPKKQGHVQAGAVIVDGNAAGSIKSEVMKERREIAEDGVLVVSAAIDDRGNLLAPVAIETQGVFISDDTKQIFNELYAVAERAITESTGKRVNIDSLKKTIKTRVRDVLRKRNSSFAVVLPVISIKRSGYYDDTTFFEKDFF encoded by the coding sequence ATGAACAGGAGGAACTATTATTTGACATCAAAGCGCAGAAAATTTAACACTTCAGATGGCGAACACCTTAATTTTATTCCGTTAGGGGGACTTGGGGAAATCGGCAAAAATATGTACGTCCTTGAATACAATGATGAAATTCTCGTTATTGACAGCGGACTTAAATTTCCAGACAGCGAGCTTCCCGGAATTGATTATATCGTCCCTGATGTTACTTATCTTGAGCAAAACCGCGAAAAAATTTTAGCTATCATTATCACTCACGGACACGAAGACCACACCGGAGGATTGCCTTACGCTTTACCGCGCTTGAATGTGCCTATTTATGGTACTAAATTAACGCTAGGACTCATCAAGAATAAATTACAGGACGATTTACCCGGCTTCAAACCTGACACTCACGAAATAAAAGCTGGCGACTTTGTGCAAATAGGCTCGTTCAACGTAAGATTTATTGCTGTTGCTCACTCAATTCCGGACGGGGTTGCGCTCTCGATTGATACGCCGTTGGGAAGAATTTTACACACGGGAGATTTCAAGCTCGACTCTACTCCTGTTGACGCAAGAGTCACGGATTTTGCCGCGCTGGCTGAAGAAGGCGACAAAGGCATTATGCTATTATGTTCAGATTCTACGAATGCAGAGAGAAAAGGCTTCACACCCAGTGAGCGAATTATATCGGGCACACTTGAAACACTTTTCAGGACTTACAGAAATAAGCGCGTGATAATTTCTTCGTTCGCAAGCAATGTTCACAGAATCCAGCAGGCCGCCGACGTTGCAGCAAGATTTAACAGAAAAATTGCGTTTCTTGGCCGCAGCATGATTCGAATAACTGAATTAGCGCGTGAACTCGATTATCTCAAAATTGACCCTAAGATGATTATTTCAATCGAAGAAAGCTGGAAATATTCAGATAATCAATTAGTAGTAATCACAACAGGATCACAGGGCGAACCTTTTTCGGGACTCGTTACTATGAGCAGAGGCGAGAATAAATCTATTTCACTGGGTGAACATGATGTAGTTTTTCTCTTAGCGTCAGTTATTCCCGGAAATGAAAAATTAGTAAACAACACAATTAATAGACTCTTTGCGCAAGGTTGTGAAGTAGTCTACGAGAAAGAACGCCAAATCCACGTCTCCGGCCATGCTTCAAGCGAAGAGCTCAAAATTATTATGAACATAACCAGACCGAAATATTTTGTGCCCATTCACGGAGAATACAAGCATTTAGTCAGACATTCGCAATTAGCTCAAGAAGTAGGAATATCACCGCGAAATATTTTCTTGATGGTCAACGGCGATGTATTGACGTTCACAAAAACTGCACCTCCCAAGAAACAAGGCCACGTCCAAGCAGGAGCAGTAATCGTCGACGGTAACGCAGCAGGAAGCATAAAAAGTGAAGTCATGAAGGAACGCCGCGAAATCGCAGAAGATGGAGTCTTAGTCGTATCAGCAGCAATTGATGACAGAGGCAATTTATTAGCTCCCGTAGCAATTGAGACTCAGGGCGTATTTATTTCCGACGATACAAAGCAGATTTTCAACGAATTATATGCAGTAGCAGAACGAGCCATAACAGAATCAACCGGAAAACGCGTAAATATTGACTCACTCAAGAAAACAATCAAGACACGAGTCCGCGATGTGTTGAGAAAAAGAAATTCATCATTTGCAGTAGTATTACCGGTTATTTCTATTAAGCGTTCGGGCTATTATGATGACACTACATTTTTCGAGAAAGACTTTTTTTAG
- a CDS encoding undecaprenyl-diphosphate phosphatase: MSFNLHTFILGLVQGICEFLPVSSSGHLAILQSFFGFANENLVAFDLLLHCATVLVLFIYFRHDIMRLIIEWFGGWFSRKKSGGWAYGWAILIATFLTGLIGLPLRKVVDIFTGRPIYVGTGLILTAFVLIFVPIMSDRRKNSSLLKIALVVGIAQGIAVLPGVSRSGMTLAAGLFMGLGAAEAFRFSFLVSIPAVLGAALLEALKFFKSGEAVFMPDGWIWAAVAAFVLGLASLGFMRKLILAGKWAYFGLYCLIAGALVILFSLRII, translated from the coding sequence ATGAGCTTCAATCTTCACACGTTCATATTAGGATTAGTACAGGGAATTTGCGAATTTTTACCGGTCAGCAGTTCGGGACACTTGGCGATCTTGCAAAGTTTTTTCGGGTTTGCAAATGAAAATCTTGTAGCATTTGATTTATTACTTCATTGCGCTACTGTTCTAGTGTTATTTATTTATTTCAGGCACGATATTATGAGACTAATAATTGAATGGTTCGGCGGGTGGTTCTCGCGTAAAAAGTCGGGCGGCTGGGCTTATGGCTGGGCGATATTGATTGCTACATTCTTGACGGGTTTAATCGGTCTGCCATTGCGTAAAGTTGTAGATATTTTCACTGGACGGCCAATTTACGTAGGGACGGGCTTAATATTGACAGCATTTGTATTAATCTTTGTGCCGATAATGTCAGACAGACGGAAAAATTCATCACTCTTGAAAATTGCTTTAGTCGTAGGAATTGCGCAGGGTATTGCAGTTTTGCCGGGCGTGTCTCGTTCAGGAATGACTCTTGCAGCAGGTTTATTTATGGGATTGGGAGCGGCTGAAGCATTTAGATTTTCATTTCTTGTATCTATTCCGGCGGTATTGGGAGCGGCGTTGCTTGAAGCTCTGAAATTTTTTAAATCCGGTGAAGCAGTCTTTATGCCTGATGGATGGATTTGGGCAGCTGTTGCAGCGTTTGTGCTGGGTCTTGCGTCATTAGGATTCATGAGAAAATTAATTCTCGCGGGCAAATGGGCTTATTTCGGGCTTTACTGCTTGATTGCGGGTGCACTTGTTATACTTTTCTCGCTCAGGATAATTTAA
- the maf gene encoding septum formation inhibitor Maf, giving the protein MQRIILASGSPRRRELLRSLGLDFIIYKPDADEKIINGESPANLCERLSRLKASDGAKNFPDSIIIAADTIVVIDNKILGKPHDRNDAFKMLSTLQGRTHEVLTGLTVCMNEKIISHVEHTRVKFRQLNESEIRAYISTGESDDKAGAYAVQGKGSLLIEGLEGDYFNVVGLPVCRLGLMLHEFGVNLL; this is encoded by the coding sequence ATGCAAAGAATTATTTTAGCGTCAGGGAGTCCGAGAAGGCGCGAATTACTGCGTAGTCTTGGACTCGATTTCATAATTTATAAACCTGATGCCGACGAAAAAATTATTAACGGCGAGTCCCCTGCAAATTTATGTGAAAGATTATCGCGTTTGAAGGCTTCTGACGGCGCGAAAAATTTTCCTGACTCTATAATAATTGCGGCTGATACTATAGTCGTGATTGATAATAAGATTCTCGGCAAACCTCATGACAGAAACGACGCATTTAAAATGTTAAGCACTCTTCAAGGGAGGACTCACGAGGTTTTAACGGGCTTGACAGTCTGCATGAACGAAAAAATTATTTCTCATGTCGAACACACTAGAGTCAAATTCAGGCAATTAAACGAGTCAGAGATTCGCGCATATATCTCAACAGGTGAAAGCGATGACAAGGCCGGAGCTTATGCAGTACAGGGTAAAGGCTCGTTATTAATTGAGGGTCTCGAAGGCGATTATTTTAACGTTGTCGGACTTCCCGTTTGCAGACTGGGCTTAATGCTTCATGAGTTCGGAGTCAATCTCTTGTAG
- the lpxK gene encoding tetraacyldisaccharide 4'-kinase: MKHVKGEKYNLLADVIFRPFSWLGGAFLAVNNFLRSHGFLQTIEPPLPLISVGNITYGGTNKTPFVEMLARFARSHGIKTGIVTRGYSGRTQNAILIHNGEGKRDLIGDEPLLLSRELPDIPVAVAKKRIDGVKALKNCGCELVIADDAFQHKILGRDVDIVLIDAVCPFGNEKILPDGIMREKINALSRADIIVLTKSEQVTSQELNNLRERVSKYIDSSKIFTSRLDLTEWILRGTESKPARDSKVFAFSAIGSPESFKRSLIQMGMIITGEKIFRDHHKYSSQDIQELCRLARESNSDFITCTEKDLYNFPENFTWPDEIALVVPKVKSVLNEPEKFFAALTQALRPKIIIASNGYGEDAIGSMLAKKLREKLPESKISAFALVGRGDAYIKSGFDVISAQSVTPSGGVLKYSLKDLWRDIRAGLLKQVRAQLNDWEKISHRIRTPICAGDVYLLLNTLLGSGARPLFLATAKTVYLSGHWRLERAIINKFTLRTWARDSKSAEQLGKKAIYSGSPIMDLLSGNEILQDSDEKNIILLLPGSRSRACRDVKLLLDSVEILHTSTNYNFKMVLAPTLPLDEFFGNCESYGWNVNKDSLTRNNIIISLKYDSVAKNTNGVKILLGLGGTANQLCAGLGIPVISIDEKGKRVQKKLLGDSEILTEKNADSLANAALRVLNDTKLYDFMSSAGRERMGSPGALDDIVKFACDNLGWEIRERVYKRLTPNS, from the coding sequence ATGAAACACGTTAAAGGCGAGAAATATAATTTGCTTGCTGATGTAATCTTCAGGCCGTTTTCGTGGCTTGGAGGGGCATTTTTGGCGGTAAATAATTTTTTGCGATCACACGGATTTTTGCAGACGATTGAGCCTCCATTACCGTTAATAAGCGTCGGCAATATAACTTACGGCGGAACAAATAAGACTCCTTTTGTTGAAATGCTGGCAAGATTCGCACGTTCTCACGGCATAAAAACGGGCATAGTAACACGCGGATATTCAGGCAGGACTCAGAATGCAATACTAATTCATAACGGCGAAGGAAAACGCGATTTAATAGGTGATGAACCTTTATTGTTGTCGCGTGAACTTCCTGATATTCCCGTTGCAGTCGCGAAAAAACGAATCGACGGCGTAAAAGCTCTCAAAAATTGCGGTTGTGAACTCGTTATAGCTGATGACGCTTTTCAGCATAAAATTTTAGGCCGAGATGTTGATATTGTCTTGATTGACGCTGTGTGCCCGTTCGGAAATGAAAAAATTTTGCCTGATGGTATAATGCGCGAAAAAATTAATGCGTTGTCAAGGGCTGATATAATAGTCTTGACCAAGTCAGAGCAGGTAACGAGTCAGGAATTAAATAATTTGCGCGAAAGAGTCAGCAAATATATTGACTCCTCAAAAATTTTTACGTCAAGATTAGACCTTACAGAATGGATTTTGCGCGGGACAGAGTCAAAGCCTGCAAGAGATTCGAAAGTTTTTGCGTTCTCGGCAATTGGCAGCCCTGAAAGTTTCAAGCGTTCATTAATTCAAATGGGAATGATCATAACCGGAGAAAAAATTTTCAGGGATCATCACAAATATTCAAGTCAAGACATTCAAGAATTATGCAGGCTCGCACGTGAGTCAAATTCAGATTTTATTACATGCACGGAGAAAGATTTATATAATTTCCCGGAAAATTTTACTTGGCCTGATGAAATTGCGTTAGTTGTCCCGAAAGTTAAAAGCGTTCTTAATGAGCCGGAAAAATTTTTTGCTGCACTCACTCAAGCACTGAGACCGAAAATTATAATTGCTTCAAATGGTTATGGCGAAGACGCAATCGGGTCAATGCTCGCTAAAAAATTGCGTGAAAAATTGCCGGAGTCAAAAATTTCTGCGTTTGCCTTAGTCGGTCGCGGTGATGCATATATAAAATCGGGCTTTGACGTTATTTCAGCGCAGTCTGTTACGCCTTCAGGAGGAGTGCTTAAATATAGTCTCAAAGATTTATGGCGGGACATTAGAGCAGGACTCTTAAAGCAGGTACGCGCGCAATTAAATGACTGGGAAAAAATTTCTCACAGAATCAGAACGCCCATTTGTGCAGGAGATGTATATTTATTGCTAAATACTTTGCTGGGGTCGGGGGCGAGGCCGTTATTTCTTGCGACTGCTAAAACCGTGTATCTTAGCGGACATTGGAGACTCGAACGCGCGATAATAAATAAATTCACTCTTCGGACGTGGGCAAGAGACTCAAAAAGTGCCGAGCAGCTCGGAAAGAAAGCAATTTATTCAGGAAGTCCGATAATGGATTTGTTGTCAGGAAATGAAATTTTGCAGGACTCAGACGAGAAAAATATAATTCTGCTATTACCCGGCAGCAGGTCAAGAGCTTGCAGGGACGTTAAATTATTGCTTGACTCAGTAGAAATTCTGCACACTTCAACAAATTATAATTTCAAAATGGTATTAGCTCCGACATTGCCGCTTGATGAATTTTTCGGGAACTGCGAGTCTTACGGGTGGAACGTGAATAAAGACTCATTAACGCGAAATAATATAATAATTTCACTTAAATATGACAGTGTTGCGAAGAATACTAACGGCGTGAAAATCTTATTAGGTCTCGGAGGCACAGCAAATCAACTCTGCGCAGGTCTGGGGATTCCTGTAATATCAATCGACGAAAAAGGGAAACGCGTGCAGAAAAAATTATTAGGCGACTCTGAAATCTTGACGGAAAAAAATGCAGACTCCCTAGCAAATGCAGCATTGAGAGTCTTAAACGATACAAAACTTTATGATTTCATGAGCAGTGCAGGCCGAGAGAGAATGGGCAGCCCCGGCGCACTTGATGACATTGTAAAATTTGCGTGTGATAATTTAGGCTGGGAAATTAGAGAACGAGTCTACAAGAGATTGACTCCGAACTCATGA